A part of Pungitius pungitius chromosome 15, fPunPun2.1, whole genome shotgun sequence genomic DNA contains:
- the LOC119206214 gene encoding ankyrin repeat domain-containing protein 13C-like, protein MTGEKIRTLRKDHNKPNKNEEIMDTCDDASNGTIPNGTGTHFRSNKVVQKAVRTSALQQQHQHHQHNANNINGNPPAVGSIVNDNDNNKNPIILSSEALDFPVHECVFKGDVRRLSSLIRTHSISQKDVHGNTPLHLAVMMGAKECALLLLAHNAPVKIKNAQGWSPLAEAISYGDRQMITAILRKLKQQSRESVQDKRPKLLNALKELGDFYLELHWDFQSWVPLLSRMLPSDACKIYKQGINIRLDTTLIDFSDMKCQRGDLSFIFNGEAAPSQSFVVLDNEAKVYQRIHHEESEMETEEEVDILMSSDVYSATLSTKSISFARSQIGWLFREDKTERIGNFLADFYAVNGLVLESRKRREHLSEEDILRNKAIMESLSKGGGISEQNFEPVRRLSLTAPAPNTVSWEEYITAEQGKPPHLGRELVCKESKKNFKANVAMSQDFPLGIESLLNVLEVVAPFKHFNKLREFVQMKLPPGFPVKLDIPVFPTITATVTFQEFRYDQFQESTFVIPAEYKEDPSRFPDL, encoded by the exons GAAAGGACCACAACAAACCGAACAAAAATGAGGAGATAATGGACACGTGTGACGACGCCTCGAACGGGACCATCCCCAACGGCACCGGGACCCATTTCAGGTCCAACAAGGTCGTCCAGAAAGCTGTCAGAACCTcggcgctgcagcagcagcatcagcatcatcagcacAACGCGAACAACATCAACGGCAACCCCCCCGCGGTCGGCAGCATCGTCAacgacaacgacaacaacaagaaCCCGATCATCCTGAGCAGCGAGGCCTTGGACTTCCCGGTGCACGAGTGCGTGTTCAAGGGGGATGTGCGTCGGCTCTCCTCTCTCATCAGGACCCACAGCATCTCGCAGAAAGACGTACACG GGAACACGCCTCTCCACTTGGCCGTGATGATGGGCGCCAAAG agtGCGCCCTGCTTCTACTGGCCCATAATGCTCCTGTGAAGATAAAGAATGCTCAGGGATGGAGTCCTCTGGCTGAGGCCATCAGCTACGGGGACCGGCAGATGA TCACAGCGATCCTGCGGAAGTTAAAGCAGCAGTCCAGGGAGAGCGTGCAGGACAAGAGGCCCAAATTACTGAACGCCCTGAAGGAG CTGGGGGACTTCTATCTGGAGCTGCACTGGGACTTCCAGAGCTGGG TGCCTTTGCTGTCCCGGATGCTGCCGTCCGATGCCTGTAAAATCTACAAGCAGGGCATCAACATCAG ACTCGACACCACTCTCATAGACTTCAGCGACATGAAGTGTCAGCGCGGCGACCTCAGCTTCATCTTCAACGGCGAGGCGGCGCCCTCCCAGAGCTTTGTGGTCCTGGACAATGAAGCCAAAGTGTACCAAAGAATCCACCACGAG GAGTCTGAGATGGAGaccgaggaggaggtggacatcCTGATGAGCAGCGACGTCTACTCGGCGACTCTGTCCACAAAGTCCATCTCCTTCGCCCGCAGTCAGATCGGCTGGCTCTTCAGGGAGGACAAGACG GAGAGGATCGGAAACTTCCTGGCGGACTTCTACGCCGTGAACGGCCTGGTGCTGGAGTCGCGGAAGCGGCGGGAGCACTTGAGCGAGGAGGACATCTTGAGGAACAAAGCCATCATGGAGAGCCTGAGCAAAGGAGGCGGCATCAGCGAGCAGAACTTTGAg cccgtGAGACGGCTGTCCCTCACGGCCCCAGCACCCAACACGGTTTCTTGGGAGGAGTACATCACTGCGGAGCAGGGGAA GCCCCCCCATCTTGGCAGAGAGCTGGTGTGTAAAGAGAGCAAGAAGAACTTCAAAGCTAATGTAGCCATGAGCCAGGATTTCCCTCTGGGCATCGAGTC GTTACTCAACGTGCTGGAGGTCGTCGCCCCCTTCAAGCACTTCAACAAACTCCGGGAGTTCGTCCAGATGAAACTCCCCCCGGGGTTTCCCGTCAAACTGG ACATCCCCGTCTTCCCCACCATCACGGCCACAGTCACCTTCCAGGAATTCCGCTACGACCAATTCCAAGAGTCTACTTTCGTCATCCCGGCCGAGTACAAAGAAGATCCCAGTCGCTTccccgacctctga